In the genome of Oligoflexia bacterium, one region contains:
- a CDS encoding OmpH family outer membrane protein, with the protein MLKILVGFVFLLSSIGMASDETIKIGYIDMQKAIQTTDAGKKAKKELETEFNSKKKDLQDKEKDLKKLSEDLEKKSMVLSDEVKQKKQLEFQEEMIKYRDLVGKSQLAIQERERNLTQPILEKLRSIIGDIGEKESYTVILEKAENSVLWAKKKIDLTDRVIAEFNKKK; encoded by the coding sequence ATGTTAAAGATTTTAGTTGGGTTTGTATTTCTTTTAAGCAGTATTGGTATGGCATCTGATGAGACGATAAAGATTGGTTACATCGATATGCAAAAAGCCATTCAGACAACAGATGCTGGGAAAAAAGCTAAGAAAGAATTAGAAACTGAATTTAATTCTAAGAAAAAAGATCTTCAAGATAAAGAAAAAGATCTTAAAAAACTCAGTGAAGACCTTGAAAAGAAAAGCATGGTCTTGAGTGATGAAGTTAAGCAAAAAAAACAACTTGAATTTCAAGAAGAGATGATTAAATACCGCGATCTCGTTGGCAAAAGTCAGCTCGCAATTCAAGAGCGTGAGCGTAACCTCACGCAGCCTATTTTAGAAAAACTTCGCAGCATCATTGGGGATATTGGTGAAAAAGAGAGTTACACCGTTATTCTTGAAAAAGCCGAAAATTCAGTTTTATGGGCAAAAAAGAAAATCGATCTCACTGATCGCGTAATTGCTGAGTTTAATAAGAAAAAGTAA
- the bamA gene encoding outer membrane protein assembly factor BamA — protein sequence MKIRKRIFLLSIFMWAMHLALPATNLLAAPQKKSKSKTVEALPKKTLMRNPRPVESSPGRAVVVSGTVSKISVTGTKKIEPDAIRAKLKSKVGEPITSESLRADVQSIYDMGYFYNVEVDKQSVGGGVELTYKITEKPSVVEIIYKGNDRVDKDDLQEAASLKQYTILDQNKIREAVDKMSKLYEDKGFFLARIQSKVEDVKPGEEVKLTFDIKENDKVKVKKVTFLGNRALLDSKLKASMQTQEGGFFSWLSSSGGYKQDAFDRDVSVLNYLYFNEGYVQVKIDRPQVYVSPDKRSISITIRIEEGEQFSVGKVDFAGDLLFSKEELFESTEIQKSGIFVYETLQKDLKTLQFKYGDLGYAFANIIPKTTIREKERLVDISFEVEKGQKVYFGTITVTGNTKTRDKVVRRELKIREGELYNETRKRKSEENVKRLGYFSEVIFNTSTPPDSPTILNMDIQVKERSTGTIQVGAGYSTIGGFLFQGQINQTNLFGKGQVLGFSLNVNSLGQTYNLGFTEPYFYDTEWSLGFDGYKALNKRANYDEVKGGGDIRLGHPIAEYLNGYITYKLDGTEVHMDPYADLNLYDPKTVSGITSSITGSVVYDQRNDRWAPTNGYFASISMEQAGGLLGGTKEYTKGLGNARAYKEIFWKLVVRNNLNYGFITAPQGKSVPFNELFLLGGANSLRGYNWFSIGKKRLATCCQPGTNNAAVALTSPRLVSYGGTQELFYQGEIEFPLVTEAQIKGVLFYDVGTADDAILVSALRQDMGFGFRWFSPIGPLRFEWGFPIDRLPDESFSNFEFSIGSPF from the coding sequence TTGAAGATTCGTAAAAGAATTTTTTTGCTGAGCATTTTTATGTGGGCAATGCACTTGGCATTACCTGCGACTAATTTACTTGCTGCTCCTCAAAAAAAATCAAAATCTAAAACTGTAGAAGCGCTCCCTAAAAAAACTCTCATGCGAAACCCAAGACCTGTTGAAAGTAGCCCTGGGCGTGCTGTTGTTGTTTCGGGAACTGTTTCAAAAATCAGTGTTACTGGTACTAAAAAAATCGAACCTGATGCTATTCGCGCAAAACTGAAATCAAAAGTTGGCGAACCCATCACTTCCGAGAGTTTACGTGCTGATGTTCAAAGTATTTATGACATGGGTTATTTCTATAACGTTGAAGTTGATAAACAATCTGTTGGCGGTGGAGTTGAACTCACTTATAAAATAACTGAAAAACCATCAGTTGTTGAAATCATTTATAAGGGCAATGATCGTGTCGATAAAGATGATCTTCAAGAAGCGGCGTCATTAAAGCAATATACTATCCTTGATCAAAATAAGATTCGTGAAGCTGTTGATAAGATGAGTAAGCTTTACGAAGACAAAGGTTTTTTTCTAGCGCGCATTCAATCAAAAGTTGAAGATGTAAAGCCTGGAGAAGAAGTAAAACTCACTTTTGACATTAAAGAAAATGATAAAGTAAAAGTAAAAAAAGTAACATTCCTAGGCAACAGAGCCTTGCTTGATTCTAAGCTTAAGGCTTCAATGCAAACACAAGAGGGTGGATTTTTTAGCTGGCTCTCTTCATCAGGTGGTTACAAGCAAGATGCCTTTGATCGAGATGTCAGTGTTTTAAATTATCTGTATTTCAATGAAGGTTATGTACAAGTTAAAATCGATCGACCTCAAGTATACGTGAGCCCTGATAAACGCAGTATATCAATTACTATTCGTATCGAAGAGGGTGAGCAGTTTAGCGTCGGAAAAGTTGATTTCGCAGGGGATCTTCTTTTTTCAAAAGAAGAATTATTTGAATCAACAGAAATTCAAAAATCAGGAATCTTCGTATACGAAACACTCCAAAAAGATCTTAAGACATTGCAGTTTAAATACGGTGATTTGGGTTACGCATTTGCCAATATTATTCCAAAAACTACCATTCGTGAGAAAGAGCGATTGGTTGATATTTCTTTTGAAGTTGAAAAGGGTCAAAAAGTTTACTTCGGCACAATAACAGTTACCGGAAATACCAAAACACGAGACAAAGTTGTGCGTCGTGAATTGAAAATTCGCGAAGGTGAACTGTATAATGAGACACGTAAACGTAAATCAGAAGAGAACGTAAAACGTCTTGGTTATTTCAGCGAAGTTATCTTTAACACTTCAACACCTCCTGATAGTCCAACGATATTGAATATGGATATTCAAGTAAAAGAGAGAAGTACTGGAACAATTCAAGTAGGTGCTGGTTATAGCACAATTGGTGGGTTCTTATTTCAAGGTCAAATCAATCAGACAAACTTATTTGGTAAAGGCCAGGTATTGGGTTTTTCACTTAATGTGAATTCGTTAGGACAAACCTATAATTTAGGTTTTACAGAGCCTTATTTTTACGACACCGAATGGTCACTTGGATTTGATGGTTACAAGGCCCTTAATAAACGCGCAAATTATGATGAAGTAAAAGGCGGCGGTGATATTCGTTTAGGTCACCCTATTGCTGAATATCTCAATGGCTACATCACTTACAAACTCGATGGCACCGAAGTACATATGGATCCCTATGCGGATTTGAATTTATATGATCCAAAAACAGTAAGTGGTATTACAAGTTCAATTACAGGTTCTGTGGTCTATGATCAGCGAAATGATCGTTGGGCTCCAACAAATGGATATTTTGCCAGCATTTCTATGGAGCAAGCCGGTGGCCTATTAGGTGGTACAAAAGAATATACAAAAGGTCTTGGTAACGCTCGGGCATATAAAGAAATTTTTTGGAAACTTGTAGTGCGTAACAATCTTAATTACGGTTTTATTACTGCACCTCAAGGTAAATCAGTTCCATTTAACGAACTATTTCTCTTGGGCGGTGCAAACAGTCTTCGTGGTTACAATTGGTTTAGCATTGGTAAAAAACGCTTGGCCACATGTTGTCAGCCTGGAACAAATAACGCAGCCGTTGCTCTAACATCGCCTCGACTTGTTTCATATGGCGGTACTCAAGAGCTCTTTTATCAAGGTGAGATTGAATTTCCTCTCGTGACTGAGGCCCAGATCAAGGGCGTTTTATTTTATGACGTTGGAACCGCTGATGATGCTATTTTGGTATCAGCATTACGTCAGGATATGGGATTTGGATTTAGATGGTTTTCACCAATCGGGCCGTTGCGCTTTGAATGGGGATTCCCGATTGATCGTCTCCCTGATGAATCGTTTAGTAATTTTGAATTTAGTATTGGATCACCCTTTTAA
- a CDS encoding ABC transporter ATP-binding protein, with product MTRDNNILISARGIKKTYTSEPDPSLPKNAITKIDVLRGLDLDIYIGEAVCIMGSSGAGKSTLLHLLGALDRPSSGTVHFRQRDIFALNDDQLSVFRNKTMGFVFQFHHLLSEFTALENVMMPALIGGISFREARGSAEQLLKELGLQDRLHHRPATMSGGEQQRVAIARALVRQPAVVFADEPTGNLDQKNGQQVQNLLFELQKRRGLTLVTVTHDFEFARKFPKLKTMRDGQWH from the coding sequence ATGACTCGTGATAATAACATTCTCATTTCAGCTCGTGGAATAAAGAAGACCTATACTTCTGAACCTGACCCAAGTTTACCCAAGAACGCTATTACAAAAATTGATGTTCTTAGAGGCCTTGATTTAGATATCTACATTGGAGAAGCGGTTTGTATTATGGGTAGTAGTGGTGCTGGAAAATCAACACTTCTTCATTTATTGGGAGCCCTTGATCGTCCGTCGTCAGGTACAGTTCATTTTAGACAGCGAGATATTTTTGCTTTGAATGATGATCAACTCAGCGTATTTCGAAACAAAACCATGGGATTTGTTTTTCAATTTCATCATCTACTCTCTGAATTCACAGCCCTTGAAAATGTCATGATGCCTGCTCTTATTGGGGGAATCAGTTTTCGTGAAGCCCGTGGATCTGCAGAGCAGTTACTTAAAGAATTAGGTCTTCAGGATCGACTTCACCACAGACCCGCCACTATGAGTGGTGGTGAGCAGCAAAGAGTTGCCATAGCCCGTGCCCTTGTTCGACAACCTGCTGTGGTTTTTGCAGATGAACCCACGGGAAATCTAGATCAAAAAAACGGCCAACAAGTACAAAATCTACTATTTGAACTCCAAAAACGTCGTGGCTTAACTCTAGTGACTGTCACTCACGATTTTGAGTTTGCACGAAAATTTCCAAAACTTAAAACAATGCGTGACGGGCAATGGCACTAA
- the lpxD gene encoding UDP-3-O-(3-hydroxymyristoyl)glucosamine N-acyltransferase translates to MTAGEVSQKFKAEIIGDPGFLIDGVADPALAHPHSACLIASEQYLGSLKKSQSKCWITNQKLFKSLDENLKSDKVFILADNPFALFAHLISHFFPTPKARAGISQKADIHPEATIHPTAQIEAFVSIGAKAQVGAHVILHSGVWVGEGAVIGEGSVLYSGAKIYHRCIVGKRNVIHAGAVIGSDGFGFIKNKGVNEKIPQVGRAILHDDVEVGANSAIDRGTLDDTVIGEGTKIDNLVQVGHNSKIGKQGIFCAFVGVSGNTIVGDNVLMAGQSATKGHLQIGDNVSVGGKTGVTKDLPSNVVVKGNPPQPLNEYLRTRALYLRLPEIYKRLLRLEEKLGDNSGEQKS, encoded by the coding sequence ATGACGGCAGGAGAAGTCAGTCAAAAATTCAAAGCCGAGATCATTGGAGATCCGGGCTTTCTTATTGATGGGGTTGCTGATCCTGCTTTGGCTCACCCCCATTCTGCTTGTCTTATTGCCTCAGAGCAATATCTTGGCTCACTAAAAAAGAGCCAGTCAAAATGCTGGATTACGAATCAAAAACTTTTTAAATCATTAGATGAAAATCTCAAAAGCGATAAAGTTTTTATTTTGGCTGACAACCCGTTCGCACTTTTTGCTCATCTTATTTCGCATTTTTTCCCAACACCCAAAGCACGTGCTGGCATATCGCAAAAAGCAGATATACATCCTGAGGCAACAATTCACCCCACGGCACAAATAGAGGCCTTTGTAAGTATTGGCGCTAAGGCTCAAGTCGGAGCTCATGTTATTTTACATTCAGGTGTTTGGGTTGGTGAGGGTGCGGTCATTGGTGAAGGAAGTGTGTTATACAGTGGCGCAAAAATTTATCATCGCTGTATCGTCGGAAAGCGCAATGTGATTCACGCGGGGGCTGTCATCGGAAGTGATGGTTTTGGTTTTATTAAAAATAAAGGCGTGAATGAAAAAATCCCTCAAGTAGGGCGCGCGATACTTCATGACGATGTTGAAGTGGGGGCTAATTCTGCTATCGATCGAGGAACACTTGACGATACAGTCATTGGCGAAGGCACTAAGATCGACAATCTAGTTCAAGTTGGTCACAATTCAAAAATTGGTAAACAAGGTATCTTCTGTGCGTTTGTAGGTGTGAGTGGTAATACTATAGTTGGTGATAATGTATTAATGGCCGGGCAATCTGCTACCAAAGGGCATTTGCAAATTGGCGATAACGTTTCTGTTGGTGGTAAAACTGGTGTTACAAAAGATTTACCATCAAATGTTGTAGTGAAGGGTAATCCTCCACAACCGTTAAACGAATATTTGCGTACACGCGCACTTTATTTGCGATTACCTGAAATTTACAAAAGACTTTTACGTTTAGAAGAAAAACTGGGTGATAATTCGGGGGAACAGAAGTCATGA